A DNA window from Ostrea edulis chromosome 5, xbOstEdul1.1, whole genome shotgun sequence contains the following coding sequences:
- the LOC130055242 gene encoding uncharacterized protein LOC130055242, whose amino-acid sequence MSDKCIACNKIVRPRQEAIQCDGCELWQHRTCNTGISRDQYRRIGKQQEDLQWVCARCLETPTDTEEFVAAADATFHVSIASLGSSVAEPDDEDEQEDESTPVAAADATFHVSIASLGSSVAEPDDEDEQEDESMSAPDDQSFNADGSYAIPDPVQEMSIQEDAIEDIPQQTEDPRPEYQMIDCGTKRGKQKLIDKRGFQYTLRRTKGDNYAYWRCNKRGKTQPCPATVIQRGDDFNEGGKKHNHPAEPGIHLAVQITSKVKQSASMNIFTQSAPRIVEEAMAETGDIDAPPASRPKPSNLIRIVNRARLNMRPKDPRDLNFELDRDFLESQMQAFQTLDVYASGYRHLLMYTQHQLDLLSQARTWYMDATFHVVNNPWTQLFTIHSFIRSGQHMKQVPLVFCFMSRKRKEDYYEILRAIDRLLPRQISLQGFVVDFESAMWRAIQDRFPWAVIQGCVFHWTQALYRKVQELGLQRAYNEKGDVHRFVRQVMALPFLPPEHIEPVFHQLDQRVRTDTMDEFMGYVWRQWFNNSIFHVKNWSVFMASVRTNNDLEGWHNRINSRMNSRGRVPFYLLLQELCKEATAIPMQARLLTEGKMERLHRKHSSRLNGKLFKLWEEYNCRQISTTQLLRKCSYLYGPVDI is encoded by the exons ATGTCAG ACAAATGCATTGCATGCAATAAGATTGTTCGCCCCAGACAAGAGGCCATACAGTGTGATGGATGTGAACTATGGCAACACAGAACATGTAATACTG GAATCAGCCGTGACCAGTATAGACGAATAGGGAAACAGCAAGAAGACCTCCAGTGGGTTTGCGCCCGGTGCTTGGAAACTCCTACTGATACAGAAGAG TTTGTAGCTGCAGCTGATGCCACATTTCACGTGTCAATAGCCTCCCTTGGTTCATCAGTTGCTGAACCCGATGATGAAGATGAACAGGAGGATGAATCTACA CCTGTAGCTGCAGCTGATGCCACATTTCACGTGTCTATAGCCTCCCTTGGTTCATCGGTTGCTGAACCCGATGATGAAGATGAACAGGAGGATGAATCTATG TCTGCACCTGATGATCAGTCATTTAATGCTGATGGCTCTTATGCAATACCAGACCCAGTTCAGGAAATGTCCATCCAAGAAGATGCCATTGAGGATATACCTCAGCAAACTGAAGATCCTCGGCCGGAGTACCAGATGATTGACTGTGGTACCAAACGAGGGAAGCAGAAACTTATAGACAAAAGGGGATTCCAGTACACATTGAGG AGGACAAAAGGAGATAACTATGCATACTGGAGGTGCAACAAGAGAGGGAAGACTCAACCCTGTCCAGCCACAGTAATTCAGCGGGGAGATGACTTCAATGAGGGAGGGAAGAAACACAACCATCCGGCAGAGCCAGGAATTCATCTAGCTGTGCAAATAACAAGCAAG gTAAAGCAGAGTGCATCTATGAATATCTTCACTCAGTCAGCCCCAAGGATTGTAGAGGAGGCGATGGCAGAGACAGGTGATATTGATGCTCCTCCTGCCAGCAGACCAAAACCATCCAACCTGATCAGGATTGTAAACAGAGCAAGACTCAACATGAGACCCAAGGATCCAAGAGATTTGAATTTTGAG CTTGATCGAGACTTTTTGGAAAGTCAGATGCAAGCCTTCCAAACCTTGGATGTCTATGCATCTGGATATCGCCACCTCCTGATGTATACCCAACATCAATTGGACCTCTTATCACAAGCCAGGACATGGTACATGGATGCAACGTTCCATGTGGTCAATAATCCTTGGACTCAACTGTTTACCATTCACAGCTTCATCAGGAGTGGGCAACACATGAAGCAAGTGCCTTTGGTATTTTGCTTCATGTCAAGAAAGAGGAAGGAGGATTATTATgaa ATTCTCCGGGCCATTGACCGACTCCTTCCTCGACAGATTTCCCTGCAGGGGTTTGTTGTGGATTTTGAATCAGCCATGTGGCGGGCCATCCAGGATCGATTTCCATGGGCTGTGATACAAGGATGTGTCTTCCATTGGACACAGGCCTTGTATCGCAAAGTCCAAGAGTTAGGACTACAG AGAGCTTACAACGAAAAAGGAGATGTACATCGTTTTGTGAGGCAGGTCATGGCCCTACCATTCCTGCCTCCAGAACACATTGAGCCAGTCTTTCATCAGCTGGATCAACGAGTTAGAACTGACACCATGGATGAATTCATGGGATATGTTTGGAGGCAGTGGTTtaataattcaatatttcatgtGAAGAACTGGAGTGTATTTATGGCCTCTGTGAGAACAAACAACGATCTAGAAGGTTGGCACAACCGAATCAACTCCAGAATGAACTCCAGAGGACGAGTCCCATTTTACCTCCTATTACAAGAACTGTGCAAGGAGGCCACTGCCATCCCCATGCAGGCCAGGCTGCTGACAGAAGGAAAGATGGAGAGACTACACAGGAAACATTCCTCCAGACTCAATGGCAAACTCTTCAAACTTTGGGAGGAATACAATTGCAGACAGATCAGCACCACCCAGCTGCTGAGAAAGTGCTCATACTTATATGGACCTGTTGACATTTGA
- the LOC130054522 gene encoding uncharacterized protein LOC130054522, producing the protein MKVLSRVILDRIAEVTDPLMRQKQAGFRKGKSCVDQIFALRQILEQSNEWNSPLYINFIDFIKAFDSVNRLALERILRHYGIPDKIISIIKMQYTELNVRVICGSSLSEEFKLTSETGMSALSSSLYLLHRLDYAKNN; encoded by the coding sequence ATGAAGGTTCTAAGCAGAGTGATACTGGACAGAATTGCAGAAGTAACAGATCCCTTAATGCGTCAAAAACAAGCAGGCTTCAGGAAAGGGAAGTCGTGCGTTGATCAGATATTTGCTCTCAGACAAATTCTAGAACAAAGCAATGAATGGAACTCCCCATTATACATCAATTTCATTGACTTCATCAAAGCTTTTGATAGTGTTAATCGCCTAGCCCTAGAAAGAATCCTTCGTCATTATGGAATCCCAGATAAAATCATCTCCATCATCAAGATGCAATACACTGAACTTAATGTCAGAGTTATCTGTGGATCAAGCCTATCAGAGGAGTTTAAATTGACGAGTGAAACAGGGATGTCTGCTCTCTCCTCTTCTCTTTACCTTCTGCATCGACTGGATTATGCGAAAAACAACTAG
- the LOC125651662 gene encoding uncharacterized protein LOC125651662, with amino-acid sequence MSVSNLMNQSICRHYNIRDGETYMISIIPVDIMNNTMKEIIAIHIDASVPDINDMYLIKDGVRQLFVHNSTDLSKMTISFEALDEHSGLYSIEWMLGTTLGGKELGIGTLAVNHLQLGESCNKTEQCYCPKVGVCEKSLYDVKFNSLIKNNTQKGHHNREYFFTVKVMNNAMLVSISRTEILADESPPETGFAMEGEIGSPEVDYTSTNESFLKWSGFIDHESGIKKYRIGFSKKCLLKEELLHTSHDALPGFIQETVNDYTKVQIPSPGLYFTSVIAYNYALQPSDVACSNGIVYDVSPPKLHNVVLEQAKTREFVGCYHNSAWLILQNLSTISLHWTKACEDICNSIDNEFTLVGNLFHLNEEKFNDSSYADSICQKVEAYHTEEVTYIPSDTISLSWNVTDPESQIHDMQIGLASTKSQFIAPDILPYRPTKRMQSDKRFHSTLGSGIPFFIMIKATSKAGLETSVMIGPVVIDDTPPLYKGSVKVIVDQEFVFVVWNNDTFVDDEQSQPVSTVLFKIGHGSTFTTPILQGYLSNYCPMFDRKHTCLKYPVDRVQKLNEDETPFYFELYFYNIVGHATTVRTEEFRVPSRYPPTTGTVLDISKQFSLSEDLDYIASDDTVYVALSGFKHHETVTFEVAFGSNNTDDLMNFRSLPSDKCLHNVSLPENTRIYTLIRATSSGGSSLSTSDGFFVIDKLKAADSVNVYDGIPCDSISPEFRSTVMLTSQNVEIMVTNKSLTTEKAFTLQISGIGPDLYSITSEDIIWTGRPSILGNVMRKSFLPIIENPKFYINTMKLFNTSFSFEIIACNENLHCQIDPKSYMAYWTIRSPYKYLVTHYRAGLLLQRGMAENQIVPLRIMHNRENITFIDIHLLDGLHYKAVVQPCFEKICTKSLKSIGSRVEFKVPSPNKVQSLLKKSTSDCFDLWLNFRGFQCSDSSDAVRYTLAMQNKNAAEITEWMTANFITVNTSIVSIHQRNISLPEYSQHQLSVCVRGFCLSGKSTISCQLINDKESTGNSELNIVYEVNANTLDITEIKAFVHSRYLGEKINVLHNYEVNFIRPDWKINGVVLDTFGRKINWYIMKEKRLPQKTCADDSACIQDTFSEGGIGYFKRIRFTKNQKYYVCAFANKTIIKYEKTFEEKSQIALCGNGFVVDDTPPFPGRVQITADFGYFVNSNRSLSLAWEDFTDIEKEMVIEYPSGIEEYSYSIGTYPGGEDVASFTDAGKLTYATISNVLLKPDIVYYATVRAIDRVGLFTEVSSDGVMFDNTPPLPGSIVFGGTGFDKYVSSYKDIFVNWYDFNDPESGIKSFEIGIGSSAVSADVFPMTEVEGTSWKLEDANGKFVDGYEYYVLLLVINNAGLTILENSEPFIIDSSPPITGFVLDGNENGIEVDFQRNITHICSRWYGFHDPHTELAYYEIGIGTMREASDVFPATPAGLIKEYCWTSEFIPGTKYYTNVKACNQARLCTSKSSDGIILDNSPPIVGLVHVGMSDRHQHYISHKNSLTAQWIGFQDPHSDLDHFEWCISTSNGICDITVFENVLLTERMTKTAVNLPENRNLYVIVRAYNQVGQYSQRSSEKFRVDTTPPAEEIVPFIDSSQFSHRLGTQYDNSVLIARWKFTEKQSFIISNEVILKSHNNGKTIKDIYTQGNENNITIKLEDKDVFKSGDSYSVHVSSCNAAGLCTHGISNSVLIDSSPPQLGGFKNTMKWRTFDKTTELALLWYGFTDIHTGIEKYGISVSNSYTGSELSDGIVYTDHVDSETQTLSLNLTRKLSETEEIILSVFALNKAGLRSKISKTTVSIVADDITHDRGFLKIQRYLCRTHTCNNDCTCSVIGHKCNSALRSNACTKRENETEITSVSFGYAKSPGSVSLSSACVFAQWTVRDMTKIQRFEWSIGVYHEYPGAGVFDRKTENVWKENEHLTNTTFCTKNGKQFLHGESYVFYVRGWLSVNTYIDKQSSPLLIDTTAPTIRRGKSIKETAFKCSENDIDILNSTSDFLVCWDGVFSESGGQIEKYAISAGSSPFGNDLFDSLNVGLSTSFPVEGNIIAPGVRFYFTITATNTIGMKSSFVSDGILLDLDNPVGGVVYNTEFHRNAIYQSSTNEVALSWHGFDDHHSFIKDYKVILTEKDSNDTIDIYIDAKIRNTYKYHGLSLKHDRTYRVALVAFDAAGHWIGPIYAKDIQIDTTPPNGLRCTQLGVTPIDIVKKTHSVLHKKTRIEYQGSTHLKAEQFYRLTIMSDARIPSRDVHVHIGNMKTTLYLFHLANGSAQTEHMFVSKHSGFANITITFTSRDLPDLFTIKLYQCLTYETATEPITLSQLSPSSIRVCMHIQDIESGIKSIHVGAGTTKSGYQVRSLLPFTTGFQEIMNIEVPHNSSVYVTVVATNNAGLKSTYHSSAMVIDHTEPDISNVNVNIIYEDLSISNKNSSGQHDNTSEVTGNKILTTFTVTWKIMDNESGIRECECGAGHFPLSTSLIPWGKSITTTSCVFSNIHLQHGTKLYIAIRCTNGVELRGTKSHGPITISFKSPETRATKIDFLPSNAISVKHSSPIITTQSNKSRLTFSWNGFTDSSGIHEYETRLWREDKVISPWRKVGLKTYASIDIHGSDGDIYTVEVKAINDGGVSSKPTNSSIMTDARSPQLTGNSLRVKKSSTGGFMIDWSNVFQDTMKGPTSFVVSIGSNRGYSDIRSPFYTLDHSIPIDINNAAVIFIDINAICPTGESRAYHGVYNI; translated from the exons ATGTCGGTTTCAAATCTTATGAATCAATCGATTTGCAGACATTACAATATAAGAGACGGAGAAACATATATGATTTCCATTATTCCTGTagatataatgaacaatacCATGAAAGAAATAATAGCAATACATATAGATGCAAGTGTTCCGGACATCAATGACATGTATCTGATTAAAGACGGGGTTCGTCAGCTGTTCGTTCATAACTCTACTGATCTTTCGAAAATGACGATTTCCTTTGAAGCTTTAGATGAACACAGCGGTCTCTATTCCATTGAATGGATGCTTGGTACAACCTTAGGTGGAAAAGAGTTAGGCATAGGTACCCTTGCGGTGAATCACCTTCAACTTGGA GAATCCTGCAATAAAACAGAACAATGCTACTGTCCGAAAGTCGGAGTTTGTGAAAAATCTTTGTATGATGTGAAGTTTAATAGCTTGATTAAGAACAATACACAGAAAGGACACCACAACAGAGAATATTTCTTCACGGTGAAAGTAATGAACAATGCTATGCTGGTAAGTATTTCTAGGACGGAAATACTAGCAGATGAGTCTCCTCCTGAAACTGGGTTTGCTATGGAAGGAGAGATAGGGTCCCCTGAAGTTGACTATACATCCACAAACGAATCGTTTTTGAAATGGAGCGGTTTCATCGATCATGAGAGTGGCATTAAAAAATACCGCATTGGGTTCAGTAAAAAATGCTTGTTAAAAGAGGAGTTACTACACACCAGTCATGATGCGCTGCCAGGCTTTATACAAGAAACGGTTAACGATTATACCAAAGTACAGATTCCATCTCCAGGCCTCTATTTTACCAGTGTGATTGCTTACAATTATGCTCTCCAACCCTCAGACGTAGCGTGTTCTAATGGTATCGTATACGACGTTTCTCCGCCAAAATTGCACAACGTAGTATTAGAACAAGCCAAAACAAGAGAATTCGTTGGCTGCTACCATAATTCCGCATGGCTTATACTTCAAAATTTATCAACGATAAGCTTGCATTGGACCAAGGCTTGCGAGGATATATGCAACAGTATTGACAATGAATTTACACTTGTGGGTAATCTCTTTCATCTGAATGAAGAGAAATTTAACGATTCATCTTATGCAGATTCGATTTGTCAGAAGGTGGAGGCCTATCATACAGAGGAAGTTACGTATATTCCGTCCGACACAATTTCTCTCTCTTGGAATGTGACAGATCCAGAATCGCAAATTCATGATATGCAGATCGGATTAGCATCGACTAAATCTCAATTTATAGCTCCAGATATTTTGCCGTATAGACCAACAAAACGGATGCAGAGCGATAAACGATTCCATTCTACCCTTGGCTCAGGAATCCCTTTCTTCATAATGATAAAAGCAACAAGTAAAGCGGGCTTAGAAACATCTGTCATGATTGGACCCGTGGTAATTGATGACACACCTCCTCTGTATAAAGGCAGTGTGAAGGTTATTGTTGACCAAGAGTTCGTATTCGTTGTATGGAATAATGATACATTTGTTGATGACGAACAAAGTCAGCCTGTCTCCACGGTTTTATTCAAAATAG GTCATGGCTCTACCTTTACAACCCCAATACTACAAGGTTACCTATCGAACTACTGTCCCATGTTTGATAGAAAACACACTTGTCTTAAGTATCCCGTAGACAGAGTGCAGAAATTAAACGAAGACGAGACACCATTTTATTTCGAATTGTATTTCTACAATATTGTCGGTCATGCCACAACTGTTCGGACGGAGGAGTTCAGAGTACCTTCTAGATATCCCCCAACAACTGGAACGGTTCTTGACATTAGCAAGCAGTTCTCGCTGTCAGAGGATTTGGATTATATTGCAAGCGATGACACTGTCTATGTGGCTCTATCTGGATTTAAGCACCATGAAACTGTTACTTTTGAAGTTGCATTCGGTTCAAATAACACGGATGATTTGATGAACTTTCGTTCTCTTCCGAGCGATAAATGCCTTCATAACGTTAGTTTACCTGAGAATACCAGAATATACACTTTGATCAGAGCAACATCTTCAGGAGGAAGTAGTTTATCAACTTCTGATGGGTTCTTTGTCATTGATAAATTAAAAGCAGCGGACTCAGTTAATGTATACGATGGGATACCATGTGACTCTATTAGTCCCGAATTCCGGAGTACGGTCATGCTCACCAGTCAAAATGTAGAGATCATGGTAACAAATAAAAGCTTAACAACTGAGAAGGCCTTCACTCTTCAGATATCTGGAATTGGACCAGATTTGTACTCTATCACATCTGAAGATATTATTTGGACAGGGCGCCCATCAATATTGGGGAATGTTATGAGAAAATCCTTCCTACCTATAATAGAAAatccaaagttttacatcaataCTATGAAGTTGTTTAACACAAGttttagttttgaaattatCGCCTGCAATGAAAACTTGCATTGCCAAATTGATCCCAAATCCTACATGGCGTACTGGACAATTAGAAGTCCCTACAAATATTTGGTAACACATTATAGAGCTGGGTTACTTCTGCAAAGAGGAATGGCAGAAAACCAAATAGTTCCACTTAGAATCATGCATAACCGTGAAAACATAACTTTCatagatatacatttattagatgGTTTACACTATAAGGCTGTTGTACAACCATGCTTtgaaaaaatatgtacaaaatcaTTGAAATCAATTGGATCTAGAGTAGAATTCAAAGTACCTTCACCGAACAAAGTCCAGTCTTTACTAAAGAAGTCCACATCCGACTGTTTTGATCTATGGTTAAACTTCAGGGGATTTCAATGCAGCGACTCATCCGACGCGGTTAGGTACACACTAGCAATGCAAAACAAAAATGCAGCTGAAATAACTGAGTGGATGACGGCCAATTTCATTACCGTGAACACCTCTATTGTTTCA ATTCATCAACGAAATATATCCCTGCCTGAGTATTCTCAACACCAACTGTCGGTATGTGTAAGAGGATTTTGCTTGTCAGGAAAATCTACAATATCGTGTCAACTGATTAACGACAAGGAAAGTACGGGTAACTCTGAACTAAACATCGTCTATGAAGTTAACGCCAATACTCTAGATATTACAGAAATAAAAGCTTTTGTTCACAGTCGTTACCTGGGAGAGAAAATAAATGTGTTACATAATTATGAGGTCAATTTTATCAGACCGGATTGGAAAATAAATGGCGTCGTATTGGACACATTTGGTCGTAAGATCAATTGGTACATCATGAAAGAGAAACGTCTTCCACAAAAGACATGTGCTGATGATTCTGCCTGTATACAAGATACTTTCTCAGAAGGAGGGATTGGATATTTCAAACGAATACGGTTtacaaaaaaccaaaaatattatgtttgtgcttttgcaaataaaacaataatcaaGTATGAAAAAACTTTTGAAGAGAAAAGTCAGATTGCTTTATGTGGTAATGGATTTGTTGTTGACGATACACCACCTTTTCCCGGGAGAGTACAGATTACAGCTGACTTTGGATATTTTGTGAACAGCAACAGATCATTATCACTTGCATGGGAAGACTTTACGGATATAGAAAAGGAAATGGTGATAGAATACCCATCTGGAATAGAAGAATATTCCTACAGCATTG GAACATACCCTGGAGGAGAGGACGTGGCGTCATTTACTGACGCAGGAAAATTAACATATGCAACTATCAGCAATGTATTGTTAAAACCCGACATAGTGTACTATGCAACAGTTAGAG CTATTGACCGAGTTGGACTATTCACTGAAGTATCATCAGATGGAGTCATGTTCGACAATACTCCACCACTACCTGGCAGTATAGTATTTGGCGGAACAGGATTCGATAAATACGTATCAAGTTACAAAGACATTTTTGTCAATTGGTACGATTTTAACGACCCAGAAAGTGGGATAAAGTCATTCGAAATCGGAATTGGTTCATCAGCTGTCTCTGCTGATGTATTTCCAATGACTGAAGTCGAAGGAACTTCATGGAAACTGGAAGACGCCAATGGAAAATTCGTTGATGGTTACGAATATTATGTATTATTACTG GTCATTAACAACGCTGGTTTAACGATCTTGGAAAACTCTGAACCCTTTATCATTGACAGCAGTCCGCCGATTACAGGTTTCGTCTTGGACGGAAATGAAAATGGG ATTGAGGTGGATTTCCAGCGCAATATAACCCACATATGTTCAAGATGGTATGGATTCCATGATCCACATACAGAGTTAGCATATTATGAAATAGGCATCGGCACAATGAGGGAGGCCTCTGACGTATTCCCAGCTACGCCTGCTGGATTAATCAAAG AGTACTGCTGGACAAGCGAGTTTATTCCTGGAACGAAGTACTACACCAATGTAAAGGCTTGCAACCAAGCGAGATTGTGTACCTCCAAATCCTCTGATGGTATTATACTGGATAACTCTCCACCAATAGTTGGACTTGTTCATGTTGGAATGAGTGATCGTCATCAACATTACATCAGTCACAA AAATTCCCTGACGGCACAGTGGATAGGATTTCAAGATCCTCATTCGGACCTCGACCATTTTGAATGGTGTATAAGCACGAGCAATGGCATATGTGATATCACCGTCTTTGAAAATGTTCTTCTTACGGAGCGAATGACTAAAACAGCAGTAAATTTGCcagaaaatagaaatttataCGTTATAGTGAGGGCGTACAACCAAGTAGGACAATACAGTCAACGATCATCGGAAAAATTCCGGGTAGATACAACACCACCAGCAGAAGAGATTGTACCATTCATTGATTCTTCTCAGTTTTCACATCGACTAGGCACACAATATGACAATTCCGTATTGATTGCGAGATGGAAATTTACAGAAAAGCAAAGCTTCATCATATCCAATGAAGTTATTCTGAAGTCGcacaataatggaaaaactatAAAAGATATTTACACCCAGgggaatgaaaataatataacaATTAAACTTGAAGATAAAGATGTTTTCAAAAGTGGTGACTCGTATTCGGTGCATGTATCGAGTTGCAATGCAGCTGGGTTATGCACACATGGAATATCGAATTCAGTCCTCATTGACTCTTCTCCTCCACAGCTTGGCGGTTTCAAAAACACGATGAAATGGAGAACATTTGATAAGACTACAGAACTTGCGCTGCTTTGGTATGGGTTTACGGATATCCATACTGGAATAGAGAAGTATGGAATTTCTGTCAGCAATTCTTATACTGGTTCGGAATTATCCGATGGAATAGTATACACAGACCATGTTGACAGCGAAACTCAAACATTATCTTTAAATCTAACTCGTAAATTATCAGAAACAGAAGAAATAATTCTGTCGGTCTTTGCGCTGAACAAAGCGGGCTTAAGAAGTAAAATTTCGAAAACTACTGTTTCAATAGTTGCGGATGATATCACGCATGATAGGGGGTTTCTAAAGATTCAACGATATTTATGTcgaacacatacatgtaataacgaTTGCACATGTTCTGTAATAGGACACAAATGTAATTCTGCTTTGAGGTCTAATGCGTGTACAAAAAGAGAAAATGAAACCGAAATAACTTCTGTTAGCTTTGGATATGCGAAATCTCCAGGAAGCGTGAGCTTATCATCAGCATGCGTGTTTGCTCAGTGGACGGTGAGGGATATGACGAAGATTCAACGTTTTGAATGGAGCATCGGTGTTTATCATGAATATCCAGGAGCCGGTGTGTTTGACAGAAAGACAGAAAATGTTTGGAAAGAAAACGAACATCTAACAAACACAACATTTTGCACGAAAAATGGGAAACAATTTTTGCATGGGGAATCCTACGTATTTTATGTACGAGGTTGGCTATCAGTAAATACGTATATAGACAAACAATCAAGTCCCCTACTTATCGACACAACAGCGCCAACTATTCGAAGAGGAAAATCTATTAAAGAGACAGCTTTCAAATGCAGtgaaaatgatattgatattcTTAATTCAACATCCGATTTTCTTGTGTGTTGGGATGGCGTGTTTTCAGAAAGTGGAGGACAAATTGAGAAATATGCAATATCTGCAGGCTCGTCTCCGTTTG gaAACGACCTGTTTGATTCTCTCAACGTTGGACTCTCAACCTCGTTTCCCGTGGAAGGCAATATAATAGCACCAGGTGTCAGATTTTACTTCACAATTACAGCTACAAACACTATTGGAATGAAGTCGTCTTTTGTTTCTGATGGAATTCTTCTTGACTTAGATAATCCAGTTGGAGGGGTCGTGTACAATACTGAATTCCACAGAAACGCTATATACCAATCGTCAACAAATGAAGTAGCTTTATCATGGCATGGATTTGACGATCACCATTCCTTCATTAAGGATTATAAAGTAATTCTGACAGAAAAAGACAGCAATGATACCATAGATATCTATATCGATGCGAAGATAAggaatacatacaaatatcacGGGTTATCTTTAAAACATGATAGGACATACAGAGTCGCCCTGGTTGCCTTTGACGCTGCTGGACATTGGATTGGTCCAATTTATGCAAAAGATATACAAATCGATACCACACCACCTAATGGTTTACGGTGTACACAGCTGGGGGTTACCCCAATAGACATAGTGAAGAAAACCCATTCTGTTTTACACAAGAAGACACGGATTGAATATCAAGGATCTACACATTTAAAAGCTGAACAGTTTTATCGATTGACTATCATGTCAGATGCCCGCATACCATCACGTGATGTTCATGTGCATATTGGAAACATGAAAACAACACTTTATCTGTTTCATCTTGCAAATGGATCAGCGCAAACTGAGCACATGTTTGTATCTAAACATTCTGGTTTTGCTAACATTACAATAACTTTCACGTCCAGGGATTTACCAGATTTGTTTACCATAAAACTTTATCAATGCCTTACGTATGAAACAGCAACGGAACCCATCACGCTTTCCCAGCTATCGCCGAGCTCTATAAGGGTCTGCATGCACATTCAAGACATTGAAAGTGGAATAAAGTCTATACACGTCGGAGCTGGAACAACGAAAAGTGGGTACCAAGTAAGGTCACTGCTTCCTTTCACTACTGGATTCCAGGAGATAATGAATATAGAAGTTCCACATAACAGTAGTGTTTACGTCACTGTTGTTGCTACAAATAATGCAGGTTTGAAATCCACGTATCATTCCTCAGCCATGGTAATTGACCATACAGAACCAGATATTTCTAATGTGAACGTTAACATTATATATGAAGATCTTTCAATATCAAACAAGAATAGTAGTGGTCAACATGATAACACATCGGAAGTGACAGGAAATAAAATTCTCACAACATTTACAGTCACATGGAAAATCATGGATAACGAAAGTGGAATACGCGAATGTGAATGTGGAGCTG GACATTTTCCACTCTCAACATCCCTAATCCCTTGGGGAAAGAGTATTACGACCACGTCCTGTGTCTTCTCTAATATCCATCTCCAGCACGGAACAAAATTATACATCGCTATACGATGCACAAATGGTGTTGAACTTCGAGGAACGAAATCGCACGGTCCCATTACTATATCATTCAAATCTCCAGAAACTCGGGCaacaaaaatagattttttaCCAAGCAATGCAATTTCTGTCAAACATAGTTCTCCTATTATTACAACCCAGTCCAATAAATCACGTTTGACCTTTTCGTGGAATGGGTTTACGGACAGTTCTGGTATCCATGAATATGAAACACGATTGTGGAGGGAAGATAAAGTAATTTCACCTTGGAGAAAAGTCGGACTAAAAACATACGCCTCTATCGACATACACGGCTCAGACGGCGATATTTACACAGTGGAGGTGAAAGCAATAAATGATGGCGGAGTTTCGAGCAAACCAACAAATAGCAGCATAATGACAGATGCTAGAAGTCCACAACTAACAG GTAATAGCTTGAGAGTGAAGAAATCATCTACAGGCGGATTTATGATTGACTGGTCGAATGTGTTCCAAGACACCATGAAGGGACCCACATCATTTGTCGTGTCCATTGGGAGCAACAGAGGATATTCGGACATACGGTCTCCATTCTACACTCTTGATCATTCCATCCCCATCGACATAAACAATGCCGCGGTTATATTTATAGATATCAATGCTATTTGTCCGACAGGAGAATCGCGTGCATATCACGGAGTGTACAACATATAG